ttcTCGCTTGAGGCTGTGTTTTTTAGTGGTTGAATTGGACACCATGTGCTCGAATCCAAAAACTTTGTGAGAGATTCTGttaaaacttttaaatgatTGCTTAATTACATATTGTAGTCATGCAATATTCTTTGCAACATCATTTATCGTTCAGTGTGCCTTGGCCCTACCGTTTATCTGGATGAGAATACAACCTAGCATCACTCTTCTAAACTTGCTGGATGTTAATCAATcctttcattgttttttttttttttttttttttttttgaaatgctGCTTAATGGCCACTAGAATGTTTCTTTCAGGCTCCTAGTCTGAGTATTTTCTGGCGATTGTATCAAAGTATAATGGACTACAGCTCTGAAGAGTCAGATATTAGTGAATCTGAGATCAATGACTTTGTAGAGAAGCCATATGATCAGCTGATGGCTGGAAAGTACAAAGTTAAAGGTCTCAATGGTATGCTTCGATGTCCTTTCTGTGCTGGGAAGAAGAAACAAGATTACAAGTACAAGGATTTGCTTCAACATGCTTCGGGAGTTGGTAAAGGTTCTGCTAACAGAAGtgcaaaacaaaaggcaaacCACCTTGCGTTGGCAAAGTACTTGGAGACTGACCTAGCCAATGAAGTGGATCAAACACAAGTCCCAATTTTACCACAACCTCTCACTCAGCCTCCAAACCAAGATGAAATTTATGTGTGGCCTTGGATGGGGATCATTGTTAACATAGTGTGCGAGCCAGGAGATACAAAAACTGTTCATTGTTCTGAGTACTGGTTGAAAAGATTTGATAAATTTAAACCATTGGGAGTTCATGTTTTCTCGGATGAAGATGACTTAAATGCCCAAGCTGTAGTGGAATTTAATAATGATTGGAACGGTTTCATGAATGCAACTGAATTTGAGAAATCGTTTGTAACTGAGCATTGCAGCAAAAAGGACTGGAGTACACGGAAAACACATCTTGGCTCTGATACATATGGGTGGTGTGCATGTGCTGATGATTATGATGCAGAAGGGCCAATAGGAGATTTCCTTCGCAATAAAGGGCAGTTAAGAACTGTATCTGACATTGTCCAGGAAGCAGCTCATACCAGAAACAATGTTTTGGAAAATCTAGCCAATAAAATTGATATTACAATTGAAACCCTCAATGAACTACATAACCAGTACAATGAAAAGACCATGTCCTTGAGTAGGATGCTTGTGGAGAAAGACAAGCTACACTCTGCTTTTCTTGGAGGGTTGTTGCTGGTTCTTTCTGTGTTTGTTGATACATGCTTCATAATACAAATGCATGCTCATTTGCAGTGTCTGGTGTATGTTGAAACTTGCCTTTTTGTTATGTTAATGCTTAGCCAAACTTGTATAAATATAGAAATGTGGCATTGTAGGAAAGGTCTCATGAATGTTCTGTTCACTATCCTagacaaaacaacaaaaactttACGGCTTGTACTTATTCCTTATTGCTGGATTTGAATATCGGGCTCATGACAGATCATAAGACCAATGATTGTACGCCATATGAAAGGAAAGATTTTTTTCAATACGCTTCAAAAGAAGTTCATAGTGTTGAGACCCAGGAATTAGAAATCACAAAAAATCATGCcatcattttaaattatgttaatGCCATCATCATTATGCATGATAtggcatgaaaaataaattatatttaactgTTTGATTGATCAGAAATGAGGAAGATGCAGCAGCTTGCACGTGATAATGTTCGAAGGATATTTGATGAACATGAAAAACTGAATCACGAATTGGAGactaagaaaaagaaacttgatTCCTGGAGCAAAGAACTGAACAAACGGGAAGCACTAACTGAGCATGAGAGACAAAAGCTTGAtgaggagaagaaaaaggtgatATATGTGAATGTGACATTTCCAAACAGAACTATTCTTTTCATTAAGCAGAAGTTTTAACGTTCCATATCACTTGCTTAGATGCTTGTTATAAATCTTAGTAGTTTCAGACGTACTTGCTTTAGATCAACTTGCTATGATTTGAGCTAAGCTTGTTTGGGTGCTTGTCCCATGCTGGAACTGGGGACCAACTCTAACATTTCTTTACCAATTTATGCGCGGCTTACTTTCACTTTCATTGTAATGGCACATTCACTGTTATCCTTCATATCTACATCTTTATATATAAGCTTACTGCCCCAAGAATCCTTTAGTTTTCACTGAATAAAAGCTACTGATACTTTcttatttggaataaataaaataataaatgatagATTTAGGAGCTCTTTGAAGTGCTCCATGCAAAACACTACATGCTGGGTATTGATGTTTATTTTTGGTACTTCTAGCATGATGTTAGGAACAATTCTCTTCAATTGGCATCCATGGAGCAGAAAAAGGCTGATGGGAATGTCTTAAGGTTGGTTGAAGAGCAAAAGGTGAGTGGCTCAGGTTTTAACTAGAGTCTGTCTCATATGCTGCATAATAGTTGCTCTTCATTTTACACTTTTTGTAGCACTCGTTAATTaggaattttaattttttagagggAGAAAGAGGAAGCCCTTAATAAGATACTTCAGCTGGAAAAGCAGTTGGATGCTAAACTGAAGTTAGAAatggaaattgaagaaattaaagGGAAACTCCAGGTGATAAAGCATCTTGGAGATGACGATGATGAAGCAGTTCGAAAGAAGATGGAAGACATGAATGATGAATTGCAACAAAAAGTCGATGATTTAAATGATATGGAATATACAAATCTTGTCCTTATTGCTAAAGAGCGAGAGAGCAATGACGAGCTACAAGGAGCTCGCAAAAAATTAA
This genomic interval from Corylus avellana chromosome ca3, CavTom2PMs-1.0 contains the following:
- the LOC132173881 gene encoding factor of DNA methylation 1-like, with amino-acid sequence MLAPSLSIFWRLYQSIMDYSSEESDISESEINDFVEKPYDQLMAGKYKVKGLNGMLRCPFCAGKKKQDYKYKDLLQHASGVGKGSANRSAKQKANHLALAKYLETDLANEVDQTQVPILPQPLTQPPNQDEIYVWPWMGIIVNIVCEPGDTKTVHCSEYWLKRFDKFKPLGVHVFSDEDDLNAQAVVEFNNDWNGFMNATEFEKSFVTEHCSKKDWSTRKTHLGSDTYGWCACADDYDAEGPIGDFLRNKGQLRTVSDIVQEAAHTRNNVLENLANKIDITIETLNELHNQYNEKTMSLSRMLVEKDKLHSAFLSEMRKMQQLARDNVRRIFDEHEKLNHELETKKKKLDSWSKELNKREALTEHERQKLDEEKKKHDVRNNSLQLASMEQKKADGNVLRLVEEQKREKEEALNKILQLEKQLDAKLKLEMEIEEIKGKLQVIKHLGDDDDEAVRKKMEDMNDELQQKVDDLNDMEYTNLVLIAKERESNDELQGARKKLIAGLTDMLCNRTNIGIKRMGEIDQKPFQNTCQQRLPLEEANVQALTLCSLWQENLKDPSWHPFKIVDIDGETQEVVNEEDEKLRNLKQLWGEGIYMVVICALKEINEYNPSGRYIVSELWNFKEERKATLKEVISYILKNINTLKRKRQ